TAGTATCGTTTGGAATTACGCAAAGCGTTACCAAGTGGACTAACGTGATCTATGTGCCTgttgcaagtgtgtgtgtgtgtgtgtgtgcgtgtgtgtgtgtgtgtgtgtgtgtgtggtgtgtgtgtgtggtgtgtgtgtgtgtgtgtgtgtgtgtgtgtgtgtgtgtgtggtgtgtgtgtgtgtgtgtgtgtgtgtgtgtgtgtgtgtgtgtgtgtgtgtgcgtgcgtgtgcgtgtgtgtgtacgacAGAAGCAAAAGGACGGTAGATGGTGACGCTCCACGCGAATTTACGACATGCCGATTGCTGGGTTCTACACACCGTGTTCTGGACGAGCGCAAGCGATACCTATATGCATGTCGTGTGGTCTTTGTTATAACAACGATGATTTTTGCACTCCGACGATGAAACGTTGGTACAGGACCGATCATAAAGGCGGTACATTGTGGCTTCTGCGTAGCGTTAGCTGCTACGAGTGAAGTACTgcagcgtctcaaagcgcgagctgcCACGAGGCAAACATGCCAGAAACTTGCACGCGACGCACGCACCGAACGTGTCAAGGACGTAGGTAGTTTTTGCCCGAGAGAAGCATAGGCGCGCAATCGTGGCCTAGtcggtaaagaaaaaaattgcggcagaacccatctcacgacgacggtcgacggtaatgcgttagcattgaatgaaaaattggaggacgcttcgcCTGAGTGGAACGCGAtctcgggccccgttcgcatcgcatttttctttgagtcggtttcactataacacagaacgtgggaaacaCCAAGCTTACCCCGATCCCCTTATAGTCGGCTGCACTTTagacagaaatgcattgctggccatacgtttttccagggggcaatataagtcgtcttatattaaaactatagtgaactagaatatactaGTTCACTATAATTAAAGCGCAAAGGCCCCAGCaccttctttttattattttattaattgtttgctatatatattgcctcgacgcacgcgcgtgtcccaatttgacctgccgaggatgcgagcgccatgtGGATAGGATTTTcacaagtaacctacccgagcgcgccgctgttggtatggtataaatgctggaaaagggggtttgtgtttgagtttcttgataacagaatgatgttttctcgtacattcaaattacaatccgacgccaccatgtctgcaggttgtggttaagtcgtactttaccatttttctgacggattttactgtgagaaattcaatttttgttcactaacacctttcgccgcgcggagggcctgcacggtcgcggtggttcgggatgattttctccgccacggacgccgacgctgacgccggcaccgacgctgacgccgggttttctgcgacatggggcccttaacgctgtcgcgttaatatagcGGCACGATgtactgccaccgtcgaaacgagttatatatgaggcgtgtactgcaacgGAACTCCTCTTTCtcgcttcgatgatgatgatgatttattggcatcccctttgaaacggggcggcgacaaatagtcacctagcctgcttgatttaatcaggtatactatacatgttctttatctagtttttttttttgtatacctctcatcattctttatctttttcaaaaatttaccttgtagcgctacctatgattttaagagatccggtcgtatcaatctcttccctgctatttttccaccagtactctaatcgtctcttgcttatctctacggctgatctgttgatgtttccttccactttaaatccaagcgcttctgggagttgcacgtttcCTATGgctctcgctgggtggatcccgtagcattccattaggatgtgctgagtggtctctggatctttactgcagcttacacatgcctcatctagttccgaatatttgctccggtatgttttggtccttaggcaaccggctcgagcctcaaatagcaaggcactgccctttgtgttattgtacagattttcccttctaatttctttcttctcattcttgtaagtctccattgtcctttttgtttccattcgttgcatccaattcacggtctctatttctctcactttctttctgatggctcctggttgtctatttacagtttcgattatcctgtacttgattgccaacttccttgacctcttcctccattctgtgtccacgcttttcatgtagagatacttgtgcactttagccgcccatttattttaatccatgttcctgagcctttcttcaaaactaattttgcactgtgcttctctgacttcaaaagaggcccaacccatgtcaccctgcactgcctcatttgtggtattaccgtgggctcccaaagccaaccggcctactgatctttggttaacttccaaacccgacaagatatccgattttaagcatagaatggtatttgcgaatgttagcgctggcaccattactcctttccagattccacgcaccacctcatacttattgtgaccccacagtgctctgtgtttcattattgctgcattccgcttcccctttattttcagattatcttggtggttgcttgagtaattctttccttcgtttatgtgtacgccgaggtacttgtattgcttcactataggtattacttgctgttgaattgacaccacgaagttactcgtctcttcattaaagatcgtaattcctgatttctctgtgctaaacttaaggcctagatttgtcgctacattcccacagatattcgcaagtatctgtaaatcttttttattgtccgctagtagcacaatgtcgtctgcgtacatcagtccggggagcttctgttgcaccatttgtccattacgcatgtaggataaatcaaaacctaattcgctgttttccagtcgtctttctatacccttgacgtaaagcgtgaacaacaatggtgacagagggcatccttgcttcaatccttggtgaattcccaccatttcatttccttttcgaccttcccataccacttgtacttggttgtctctatatatctccctcagcagctccacgaaatcgtcatatatgccttcgtattgaagaatatcccacaacaattccctgtctacgttgtcataagctcctttaatatctagaaatgctatccataaaggtcttttctgagctactgaaatctctatgcactgagttagtacaaacatattgtcctctaagcgtctgccttgcctgaacccattctgtagttccctcaataaatcgtttttctccacccacttcgacagttgtaattttatggcttgcattgccattctatatatcaccgacgttactgtaactggcctgtacgagctcgtcttatccttatctcctttgcctttgtagatgagattcatctttctttcacgccatccaacgggaattttctttgttccaATCACTTGCTCGATGGCATTCCCTAAGTGTTTCATAAGAACACTCAGCGCCATCTGGcgccgctgccgcgaagcctgcgcgtggcctcctaAATGGATGGCgggccggtgcgtgcgaacgctgagaaacgcggcATGCGTCCGCTCCAGTCTTcattctggacacgctgcgccatccaGTGGCACAACCGAGAAGTccgagcgtggcctccgagacgagaaacgTGGCGCGATGGTGCCTGCGATCGCTGAGGATTGTTCCCTCGCTTGATGCTCACTTAGTGGCACAAACACAGTGACGCAAGCTGgcgagaggttcactgaagagcgggaGCTACCCAGCAGATACCCAGTGAATTCATGGCGCTgttcgctaaagcgttggcgttaaaggcgttcattgaaaagcggcacgtacccagtgcatttgtggcgcaccCTGCAATGCGTCGGGTTGCCGTCCTTGAGGAACGTTTGTTGCGTGGTTTCGATTCCCCTatgcatcggataaatttaagggatctttttcttcattgtatagcggcacattcccagtggtacatacctagttacccTAGTTGGCGTCGAACACGCAAGAtggatgacgattattgtttggggacaagataagcccaaAAGAGTGCAAACTTGAGACTACAACTAGAAGAGCGCGCGTTCTCACTTTCATCAGTCTAATATGTAatttccttgttatttttcgcgagCGAGAGTGACGTTTCAGGGGATGAATAGCAGACAGCAGCAGCCTGCCAGAGTGGGTGAAACAGGCAAATAATGCTAAGTGCATTAAAAGcgcgcagtttcgtccgaaaggtaaaacattgattgtgatagcaaattattagacaactatacgaagtaagggtcgtatagttttatcgtccgcgtaaattgcagtaaacattcgcttactaattaacaagcatcgtgtcacgcacacacagtcaaacacgaagagatcaagCTTGATTACCGCGGACATCCGCTGTCAGAACACtgacgtgatgaagagcggcagcagcggttaGCGAGAGTTTCGTGCTGCTCCTATAGCTTCAGCGCGTCTCCGAGGTTGTGCAACAACCTCGGACGCTCATTGGGTTCTATGTTGCTTCTGGTCGTTGGGTACTTCGTTGGGGACGCTTCGGGTCCGAGGTTGCTTTACAGATCCCACAAgagttgaattgaattctggggttttaggagCCAAAaccttacatgccaaaaccacgatttgattatgagtcaagccgcagtgggggactccggattaattttgaccaccaggggatctttaacgtgtccccaatgcacgggaaaCGGGCGTtcagcccaagactgaatatggcaagtttcgcgaacctttactgagccaacgtggcccaaatacgaaaaattactttagaagtcgtgacctCACACGGAAGTGTTGACGTTGGGTTTtccgcgcgaaattcaagaaaacgtaactttgagcttcattttctcttctaataattgacctattacagtgtaattaacgacggcagagttattgttttgctttagtgtccctttaagcgtgTCGTAGCATGGCGCCGTTAGTCTATAGACTGAGCGGCGGCAACTTGCGTTTCCGGCGCTGCGATGGTTTCGGCGCTTGAGGCAGACGCTACGAGGATACGCAAAGCTGGCATGTTAGTGTAGGAAATTGGAAGATGTTCAGTGATTTTAGGATGCAGCATAGATCCGGGCGTTGCGCTACCGACAACGCAGCTGGCGCGGAGTTCTGGGCTGGAGTTCTTTTTAATCGTTTTTAAAGGATTTGTTCGGAGCACGTTGCCGCCGTCGCCGCGATattagcgatgccttttccgaaaTTGATTATAGGTCGGCAAAATTATCACTACTCCATTCAgattcaccgaaaaaaaaattttttttttattctttaggATTCACTCGGATTCAGACTCGTCAAAATTATATTCAGCTGGGCTCATTCGGCCTCATGAGTGATTTTGCCGACCTATAGGCTCTGTAGTAAAAGTAACGCAAGGAAATGGCTCAATTATCGCACCTTCCCTAATTTTCAGGCATTTCGAACGCACTTCTAGAAACTCGCGCATACCGACGTATGACAATACCATTTGTGCATTTCAGCGTGTGCCGACGGTGGAGGCGAGTGACTCGCGACTGGTCACTCCGGCGGGTGATCAATGTGACCTCGCAACCGCTGTCAGCTCTCCAGGTGTGGCACCTCGTCCGTGACAACGCTGGCGCCAACCTCGTCGAGCTGAAGATCACGGGGTTCAAAACAGCCACTGCACGTGGACCCACAGCCATGGTGTTCGGACACCTAAGAGACCACTGCCCTTCTCTCAAGGTTAGCACGCTACGGCTAGTATATATACAccggggtatatatatatatatatatatatatatatatatatatataaagctaaTCCGACCTGCGTACATTGAGCTGTGGCACCTCAGATGGGTAGAAACTGAAATTAAAATtacgttctggggttttacgggtgccaaaaccgcgatttgatgatgaggcatgccgtagtggaatgatacggattaattttgaccagttgGGGTTCTTtggcgtgcacccaatgcacgttaaCCGCCAAATGCAACAGGAGCTAGGAGCTGTTCAGCGATTACACGTGATATCCCGAAACACTCAAAAGGTCATCGGTCGTTTAAAAACAcggtatctggattatccacacCAAGGCCTTAAGCTTTTTAACCGGAATTACTAAAGAAAGACATTTTTTAATAAGTTAAGCTGTTTAAATTAGGAGTTTAAACGTCTTATAGAAGAGTAAATAATTTAAGCGGCAATCACACCGGACGCCTTCATTTTTGGTGTGGCTACACCTGGCGCGTAGCGGCGCTGCCTGTACAGCACGCCGCGGGACAACCACGCTGTTACAATTACTGAAATACAGTTATGCTGGCATGGAAGCTTTCTATAAAACATATTACCGTGGCTCAGAATGCGCGACGAGGTCAAAAGCGTAACCCAAACTTGGCCGAAATTTCTCAGCCAAGCTTAATAAAAACGAGGAAGAAATGCAACACCCTCCACACCCCCTTCGAGCCTTCGTCTACCCAGTGGGCACCTACTTTCCACACTTACTCGTGTGACCATACAGGACCCACACACTCAAAACTCGCGCATTTACCGTTTCACGTTTGCCAGCAGTTGTCGTCCCAAATAAACAGCTTCGCAATAAGAAAATCCTCCCCTCACGTTTCGCAGGTCTTGCAGCTGACTGACGCTTGGCTGGAACGTTCTCTGGCGGACCTCACCACCAGGCTCACGCACCTGTCATTGAAGAGGTCTCTCTTTATTACCGACGTCTTTCGAGACAAACGGGAACCGTTGGCGGTCAGCTCCCTGCGGTTTCTTGACCTGGCCAACTGCATCTTCTTGCCGTGGTTCGACATGGCTTCACTTACACAGTTTCATTCGCTGCGCGGCCTGGTGCTCGAAGGCTGCTACCCACTCCTCGCCACTAGCTTTGCCCCGAGCAGGCCGATGATCACCAACCTTGTCCTGCTCAACATCGAGCGCATCTTCGTCTGCAACCGGGAGGTGCAGGTGGTGCTCCTTCAGGGCGCCAACCTCCAGTATCTGTTTCTGGGCCACACAGGCTTCGATGGGGAGGTGTTCGAAACGGTTTGGCGCCTCCTGAGAAACCAACGCCCGCTCCGCCTCACCCACGTCTGCCTCAGGTGCACGCAGATACAGGAGCTGCATTTGAACAAGCTCCTACAGATGACGCCCCGGTTGCAGTGGTTAGCCGCGACGAGTGCCGACATGTCGCCTGCCGCCAAGGAGCACGTGGAACAGTACCTACCCAGTTCCTGTCAGTACCTGGAGGTGGGACCCGGCAACCCGCGCAGCGCGGCGTTCTGTGGCCACTCCGTGCCCTTATAAAAATTTCTCTCAACATGTTTTAGACCGCTTTTAGACTATTGTTACTAGAACCTACCAACAGTCAATAGAAATCCTTCCATCGGTCTTTAGGCTTCCTAACAACTCCCTAGTAACACCCTAGAAGCAATTGGCCACCAACATTATTTAGAAACATGCTCATAGGTTGTCTGTGAACTTCCTActaactgtgtagaaacacgttTCTTTAGACCTCCTATTAGCATTCATTAAATTGAAGCATGTTCATAGGCTATCTGTAAACGTCCTATTAAAAATTTACTAGCGCTTTCTTTAGACACCCTAGTAACATTGTTCTAACAATTGGCCACCAACATTGAATAGAAGCATGTTTGTATACTTTGTCAACATCCTACCAG
The DNA window shown above is from Dermacentor silvarum isolate Dsil-2018 chromosome 1, BIME_Dsil_1.4, whole genome shotgun sequence and carries:
- the LOC119450974 gene encoding F-box/LRR-repeat protein 12 isoform X2; amino-acid sequence: MDIDCLPDSLLLEVFRHLQFQAICKCSRVCRRWRRVTRDWSLRRVINVTSQPLSALQVWHLVRDNAGANLVELKITGFKTATARGPTAMVFGHLRDHCPSLKVLQLTDAWLERSLADLTTRLTHLSLKRSLFITDVFRDKREPLAVSSLRFLDLANCIFLPWFDMASLTQFHSLRGLVLEGCYPLLATSFAPSRPMITNLVLLNIERIFVCNREVQVVLLQGANLQYLFLGHTGFDGEVFETVWRLLRNQRPLRLTHVCLRCTQIQELHLNKLLQMTPRLQWLAATSADMSPAAKEHVEQYLPSSCQYLEVGPGNPRSAAFCGHSVPL
- the LOC119450974 gene encoding F-box/LRR-repeat protein 12 isoform X1 yields the protein MDIDCLPDSLLLEVFRHLQFQAICKCSRVCRRWRRVTRDWSLRRVINVTSQPLSALQVWHLVRDNAGANLVELKITGFKTATARGPTAMVFGHLRDHCPSLKVLQLTDAWLERSLADLTTRLTHLSLKRSLFITDVFRDKREPLAVSSLRFLDLANCIFLPWFDMASLTQFHSLRGLVLEGCYPLLATSFAPSRPMITNLVLLNIERIFVCNREVQVVLLQGANLQYLFLGHTGFDGEVFETVWRLLRNQRPLRLTHVCLRCTQIQELHLNKLLQMTPRLQWLAATSADMSPAAKEHVEQYLPSSCQYLEVGPGNPRSAAFCGHSVPL